In the genome of Oscarella lobularis chromosome 1, ooOscLobu1.1, whole genome shotgun sequence, one region contains:
- the LOC136192501 gene encoding uncharacterized protein — MAAAAESPVLDGKGGLEASKGTIFLPCYDGERTEGDGAESLPEISLEEQSKSVETDTNTSESLEMVKLELPIEINGIAYESYRDETQMPFIMDLMSKDLSEPYSIYTYRYFIHGWPGLTFLARAKDDYIGAIVCKADESKANKLRGYIAMVAIGEAHRRRGIATQLVRLAIRAMIECGCHEVVLETEVTNRGALALYENLGFIRDKRLFRYYLNGVDALRLKLLLK, encoded by the coding sequence ATGGCTGCTGCGGCCGAAAGCCCCGTTTTGGATGGGAAAGGAGGCCTAGAAGCGAGCAAGGGAACGATTTTTCTGCCGTGTTACGACGGGGAACGAACAGAAGGCGATGGAGCTGAATCGCTGCCGGAAATCTCTCTCGAGGAGCAGTCGAAGTCAGTCGAAACCGACACGAATACGTCCGAATCGCTCGAAATGGTCAAATTGGAACTTCCcattgaaatcaatggaattGCGTACGAATCGTATCGAGACGAAACGCAAATGCCGTTCATAATGGACCTGATGTCGAAAGATCTCTCCGAACCGTATTCCATCTACACGTATCGCTATTTCATTCACGGATGGCCCGGTTTGACgtttttagcgcgcgctaaagaCGACTACATTGGCGCGATCGTATGCAAAGCCGACGAAAGCAAGGCGAATAAACTGCGCGGATACATTGCCATGGTAGCGATAGGCGAAGCgcatcgtcgacgcggaaTCGCGACTCAATTAGTTAGGCTTGCAATTAGGGCTATGATAGAATGTGGTTGTCATGAGGTCGTCTTGGAAACGGAGGTAACGAATAGGGGCGCGTTGGCTTTGTACGAAAATTTGGGCTTTATTCGCGATAAGAGGCTATTTCGGTACTATTTGAACGGCGTTGATGCACTTAGACTGAAATTGCTCTTGAAATAG
- the LOC136192087 gene encoding thioredoxin domain-containing protein 9-like codes for MALQQEVEKRVLEVTKVIEEQVDAEIDRLDRADEDDMERWRENRLKQMKKQVEQKEELIAKGHGYYTELANEKEFFDSCKTSTRLVCHFYRDSTFRCKIVDKHLDAIAKRHVEAKFVKANVEKSPFLCEKLRIKVLPTIAIVKNGKVEDYIVGFDEMGGVDDFPTEALEWRLGKAGAITYTGDEPEFLTGGRDSYQRKIVRKAKGGIRGKDDDDDDDDDDDDE; via the coding sequence ATGGCTCTCCAacaagaagtcgaaaaaCGCGTTCTCGAAGTCACCAAAGTGATCGAAGAGcaagtcgacgccgaaatcGACCGCCTCGATCgcgccgacgaagacgacatgGAACGCTGGCGCGAAAATCGGCTCAAACAGATGAAAAAGCAAGTGGAACAGAAAGAAGAGCTCATCGCCAAGGGACACGGCTACTACACGGAACTAGCAAACGAAAAGGAGTTCTTCGACAGCTGCAAAACGAGCACACGACTCGTCTGCCATTTCTACAGGGACAGCACGTTCCGATgcaaaatcgtcgacaaaCATTTGGACGCGATCGCCAAGCGACACGTCGAAGCAAAGTTCGTCAAGGcaaacgtcgaaaagagCCCGTTTTTGTGCGAAAAATTGCGCATCAAAGTCCTACCGACGATTGCTATCGTGAAAAACGGCAAAGTCGAGGATTACATAGTTGGGTTTGACGAAATGGGCGGggtcgacgattttccgaCCGAGGCGCTCGAGTGGCGTCTCGGCAAGGCGGGCGCCATAACGTATACGGGCGATGAGCCGGAATTTCTGACTGGCGGCCGCGACAGTTATCAACGCAAAATTGTTCGTAAGGCAAAGGGAGGTATACGGGGtaaagacgatgacgatgatgacgacgatgacgacgatgacgagtaA
- the LOC136192064 gene encoding pre-mRNA 3'-end-processing factor FIP1-like isoform X2, with protein sequence MADDQDEDAWLYGSSEETPAKEENDGPAPDNKEVATEEMEICESDSAAATGRETPEREENDESDRGGGEAGGGGGNDDEARGENVDEEAKGDGVADNDGEGEEEEEEEEEDDDDDDDDVQVTIGEISSTPAFGTGGNTYGGQGVNLTIKSQHDMPISKGGIPKGVDVEGIGSINGVSIYEFDLDTVEDKPWRRPGADLSDYFNYGFTEESWKQYCEKQRRVRMELHMQKKIQVHQGQRDVMDDASKQMPMVPPPMLPPQSMMPHMNMNMMPPFGMMPPPMGSRMPPMPMPHPMMPPMMRPGLPSKPLLPMMMPPDPKEPLQRQQQQQFGQREQQEQSQQSQESQESDAQKSDQEDNAEDVSEKKKGDDAADAPPQTTDDGDADKTANDGGRQTPGEEAASSTMTQQPPQQPPPPVPPAGMPGMPPPMFGGMPMPGMMPPSGGPPFMPPPGQNPQGFPSLLPLPMHMFPPPGPDGMTPPRFNMRAMGMMPPHMMPPGMRFPPMPGRPPMFMPRGRGPHDERPPFFPPGRGPMMPMGQPWDPSSTMMGMPYGGGVPGGGGGGGGDSFNKPPGDGNIEGADAKDGAGGDDDDDAKENGESGGEGEERKKPWAEIRAERERERQRAREQRRKEWERERERDREREQRRKERDEGSRRSRRHDEDKDRDRDKREGRRSRHESDRKRRRRRSRDSSSSDDDRRHRRSKRSKDHGRDKVRDREIRQSSGDESS encoded by the exons ATGGCCGATGATCAAGACGAAGATGCTTGGCTTTACGGAAGCAGCGAAG AAACGCcggcaaaagaagagaacgatgg ACCTGCTCCAGACAATAAAGAAGTCGCAACCGA AGAGATGGAAATTTGCGAAAGCGATTCCGCTGCGGCGACGGGACGAGAGACGCCCGAGCgagaggaaaacgacgaatcggatagaggaggaggagaagcaggtggaggaggaggaaacgATGACGAGGCGCGAggcgagaacgtcgatgAGGAGGCGAAAGGAGATGGGGTGGCTGACAACGATGGTGAGggcgaggaagaggaggaggaggaggaggaagacgacgacgatgatgatgacgatgtgCAAGTGACCATTGGAGAAATCAGCTCCACACCGGCGTTTGG GACCGGTGGTAACACTTACGGGGGTCAGGGCGTTAATTTGACGATTAAAAGTCAACACGATATGCCAATTTCTAAAG GTGGGATCCCTAAaggagtcgacgtcgagggCATTGGATCCATCAACGGCGTCTCGATTTATGAATTTGATTTGGACACAGTCGAAGACAAGCCATGGCGACGTCCAG GTGCCGATCTTTCTGACTATTTCAACTACGGATTCACGGAAGAGTCGTGGAAGCAGTACTGCGAAAAGCAGAGACGCGTCCGAATGGAGCTTCACATGCAGAAGAAAATACAG GTTCATCAGGGTCAGCGTGATGTCATGGACGATGCTTCCAAGCAAATGCCAATGGTTCCTCCGCCAATGTTGCCGCCTCAGTCCATGATGCCGCATATGAATATGAATATGATGCCTCCGTTTGGCATGATGCCGCCTCCGATGGGCTCTCGAATGCCTCCCATGCCTATGCCTCATCCGATGATGCCTCCAATGATGCGACCGGGTCTTCCGTCGAAGCCCCTTCTGCCTATGATGATGCCTCCGGATCCGAAGGAACCGCTGCAAcggcaacagcagcagcagttcGGTCAACGGGAACAGCAGGAACAGTCGCAGCAGTCACAGGAGAGCCAGGAGTCCGATGCACAGAAGTCGGATCAAGAGGATAACGCCGAGGACGTGtctgagaagaagaagggcGATGATGCTGCTGATGCGCCGCCGCAAACGACAGATGATGGGG ATGCTGACAAGACTGCTAATGACGGGGGAAGGCAGACTCCAGGAGAGGAAGCAGCCTCGTCTACTATGACTCAGCAGCCGCCGCAgcagccgccgccaccgGTGCCCCCAG CTGGAATGCCGGGAATGCCGCCGCCAATGTTTGGTGGTATGCCCATGCCGGGCATGATGCCTCCATCAGGTGGCCCGCCCTTTATGCCTCCTCCCGGTCAAAATCCACAAG gcTTTCCGAGTCTGCTTCCGCTACCCATGCACATGTTTCCGCCGCCCGGTCCCGACGGGATGACGCCGCCGCGTTTCAATATGCGCGCCATGGGCATGATGCCGCCTCACATGATGCCGCCCGGCATGCGCTTTCCGCCCATGCCAGGACGCCCGCCAATGTTCATGCCGCGCGGAAGGGGTCCTCACGACGAAAG ACCGCCTTTCTTTCCGCCGGGTAGAG GTCCGATGATGCCCATGGGTCAGCCGTGGGacccgtcttcgacgatgaTGGGAATGCCGTACGGTGGCGGCGTTCcaggcggcggtggcggcggcggcggcgactctTTCAACAAGCCGCCTGGGGATGGAAACATCGAAGGAGCGGATGCGAAAGACGGCGccggtggcgacgacgacgacgacgcgaaggaGAACGGGGAATCCGGCGGTGAAGGGGAAGAGCGAAAGAAGCCGTGGGCCGAAATACGCGCGGAGCGAGAACGGGAGCGTCAGCGAGCGCGAGAGCAGAGGCGAAAGGAATGGGAACGGGAGAGAGAGCGAGATCGCGAGCGAGAGCAGAgacgaaaggagagagacgagggaagtcgacgatcgcgacgtcacgacgagGACAAAGACAGGGACAGAGATAAACGAGAA GGTCGACGGAGTCGGCACGAGAGTGACAGGAAGCG gcgaagacgacgatctaGGGACTCTAGTTCTAGCGACGATGATCGTCGACATCGAAGGAGTAAGCGATCCAAGGATCATGGGAGGGACAAAGTGAGGGATCGCGAGATTAGGCAATCGTCCGGAGACGAGTCTTCGTAA
- the LOC136192064 gene encoding pre-mRNA 3'-end-processing factor FIP1-like isoform X1, producing the protein MIKTKMLGFTEAAKVFATLSEKLFTGGPFPGIDAPMRFFLAVETPAKEENDGPAPDNKEVATEEMEICESDSAAATGRETPEREENDESDRGGGEAGGGGGNDDEARGENVDEEAKGDGVADNDGEGEEEEEEEEEDDDDDDDDVQVTIGEISSTPAFGTGGNTYGGQGVNLTIKSQHDMPISKGGIPKGVDVEGIGSINGVSIYEFDLDTVEDKPWRRPGADLSDYFNYGFTEESWKQYCEKQRRVRMELHMQKKIQVHQGQRDVMDDASKQMPMVPPPMLPPQSMMPHMNMNMMPPFGMMPPPMGSRMPPMPMPHPMMPPMMRPGLPSKPLLPMMMPPDPKEPLQRQQQQQFGQREQQEQSQQSQESQESDAQKSDQEDNAEDVSEKKKGDDAADAPPQTTDDGDADKTANDGGRQTPGEEAASSTMTQQPPQQPPPPVPPAGMPGMPPPMFGGMPMPGMMPPSGGPPFMPPPGQNPQGFPSLLPLPMHMFPPPGPDGMTPPRFNMRAMGMMPPHMMPPGMRFPPMPGRPPMFMPRGRGPHDERPPFFPPGRGPMMPMGQPWDPSSTMMGMPYGGGVPGGGGGGGGDSFNKPPGDGNIEGADAKDGAGGDDDDDAKENGESGGEGEERKKPWAEIRAERERERQRAREQRRKEWERERERDREREQRRKERDEGSRRSRRHDEDKDRDRDKREGRRSRHESDRKRRRRRSRDSSSSDDDRRHRRSKRSKDHGRDKVRDREIRQSSGDESS; encoded by the exons ATGATCAAGACGAAGATGCTTGGCTTTACGGAAGCAGCGAAGGTATTTGCAACGCTTAGTGAAAAATTATTCACCGGGGGCCCCTTTCCGGGAATCGACGCACCAATGCGGTTCTTCCTGGCCGTAGAAACGCcggcaaaagaagagaacgatgg ACCTGCTCCAGACAATAAAGAAGTCGCAACCGA AGAGATGGAAATTTGCGAAAGCGATTCCGCTGCGGCGACGGGACGAGAGACGCCCGAGCgagaggaaaacgacgaatcggatagaggaggaggagaagcaggtggaggaggaggaaacgATGACGAGGCGCGAggcgagaacgtcgatgAGGAGGCGAAAGGAGATGGGGTGGCTGACAACGATGGTGAGggcgaggaagaggaggaggaggaggaggaagacgacgacgatgatgatgacgatgtgCAAGTGACCATTGGAGAAATCAGCTCCACACCGGCGTTTGG GACCGGTGGTAACACTTACGGGGGTCAGGGCGTTAATTTGACGATTAAAAGTCAACACGATATGCCAATTTCTAAAG GTGGGATCCCTAAaggagtcgacgtcgagggCATTGGATCCATCAACGGCGTCTCGATTTATGAATTTGATTTGGACACAGTCGAAGACAAGCCATGGCGACGTCCAG GTGCCGATCTTTCTGACTATTTCAACTACGGATTCACGGAAGAGTCGTGGAAGCAGTACTGCGAAAAGCAGAGACGCGTCCGAATGGAGCTTCACATGCAGAAGAAAATACAG GTTCATCAGGGTCAGCGTGATGTCATGGACGATGCTTCCAAGCAAATGCCAATGGTTCCTCCGCCAATGTTGCCGCCTCAGTCCATGATGCCGCATATGAATATGAATATGATGCCTCCGTTTGGCATGATGCCGCCTCCGATGGGCTCTCGAATGCCTCCCATGCCTATGCCTCATCCGATGATGCCTCCAATGATGCGACCGGGTCTTCCGTCGAAGCCCCTTCTGCCTATGATGATGCCTCCGGATCCGAAGGAACCGCTGCAAcggcaacagcagcagcagttcGGTCAACGGGAACAGCAGGAACAGTCGCAGCAGTCACAGGAGAGCCAGGAGTCCGATGCACAGAAGTCGGATCAAGAGGATAACGCCGAGGACGTGtctgagaagaagaagggcGATGATGCTGCTGATGCGCCGCCGCAAACGACAGATGATGGGG ATGCTGACAAGACTGCTAATGACGGGGGAAGGCAGACTCCAGGAGAGGAAGCAGCCTCGTCTACTATGACTCAGCAGCCGCCGCAgcagccgccgccaccgGTGCCCCCAG CTGGAATGCCGGGAATGCCGCCGCCAATGTTTGGTGGTATGCCCATGCCGGGCATGATGCCTCCATCAGGTGGCCCGCCCTTTATGCCTCCTCCCGGTCAAAATCCACAAG gcTTTCCGAGTCTGCTTCCGCTACCCATGCACATGTTTCCGCCGCCCGGTCCCGACGGGATGACGCCGCCGCGTTTCAATATGCGCGCCATGGGCATGATGCCGCCTCACATGATGCCGCCCGGCATGCGCTTTCCGCCCATGCCAGGACGCCCGCCAATGTTCATGCCGCGCGGAAGGGGTCCTCACGACGAAAG ACCGCCTTTCTTTCCGCCGGGTAGAG GTCCGATGATGCCCATGGGTCAGCCGTGGGacccgtcttcgacgatgaTGGGAATGCCGTACGGTGGCGGCGTTCcaggcggcggtggcggcggcggcggcgactctTTCAACAAGCCGCCTGGGGATGGAAACATCGAAGGAGCGGATGCGAAAGACGGCGccggtggcgacgacgacgacgacgcgaaggaGAACGGGGAATCCGGCGGTGAAGGGGAAGAGCGAAAGAAGCCGTGGGCCGAAATACGCGCGGAGCGAGAACGGGAGCGTCAGCGAGCGCGAGAGCAGAGGCGAAAGGAATGGGAACGGGAGAGAGAGCGAGATCGCGAGCGAGAGCAGAgacgaaaggagagagacgagggaagtcgacgatcgcgacgtcacgacgagGACAAAGACAGGGACAGAGATAAACGAGAA GGTCGACGGAGTCGGCACGAGAGTGACAGGAAGCG gcgaagacgacgatctaGGGACTCTAGTTCTAGCGACGATGATCGTCGACATCGAAGGAGTAAGCGATCCAAGGATCATGGGAGGGACAAAGTGAGGGATCGCGAGATTAGGCAATCGTCCGGAGACGAGTCTTCGTAA
- the LOC136192098 gene encoding ubiquitin-conjugating enzyme E2-17 kDa — protein sequence MSTPARRRLMRDFKRLQEDPPQGVSGTPTDNNIMLWNAVIFGPQDTPFEDGTFKLTLQFTEEYPNKPPTVRFVSKMFHPNVYADGGICLDILQNRWSPTYDVSAILTSIQSLLDEPNPNSPANSLAAQLYQENRREYEKKVQAIVEESWIDNSD from the exons ATGTCGACTCCAGCTCGCAGACGACTAATGAGAGACTTCAAGCG GCTTCAAGAGGATCCCCCACAGGGAGTGAGCGGCACGCCAACAGACAACAACATCATGCTATGGAACGCCGTCATATTCGG GCCCCAGGACACGCCGTTCGAAGACG GCACTTTCAAACTGACGCTTCAGTTCACCGAAGAATACCCGAACAAACCTCCCACGGTTCGATTCGTCTCGAAGATGTTTCATCCGAACG TCTACGCGGACGGCGGGATTTGTCTCGATATACTGCAGAATCGTTGGAGTCCCACGTACGATGTGTCTGCCATTCTCACCTCTATTCAG TCCCTTCTAGACGAGCCTAATCCAAATAGTCCGGCCAATAGTCTGGCTGCTCAGCTCTAtcaagaaaatcgacgagagtaTGAGAAAAAGGTTCAGGCGATCGTCGAGGAAAGTTGGATAGATAATTCTGACTAA
- the LOC136192374 gene encoding septin-11-like isoform X2: MAAVDVQRQLGHDGRQMKLSGHVGFDSLPDQLVNKSVNKGFDFNILCIGETGIGKSTLMDSLFKTTFNSEPVSHQLPGVSVRANTYVDLQESNVGLRLTIVDTVGYGDQIDKTDSVQPLVEYIDSQFESYLQEELKIKRSLTSYHDTRIHACLYFIAPTGHSLKSLDLVCMKKLDSKVNIIPVVAKADTISKPELAQFKKKIMSELKENGVRVYQFPTDDETVAEMNAAMNSFMPFAVVGSREEIEVGGEMVRARVYPWGTVEVENENHCDFVKLREMLIRTNMEDLRETTHLNHFELYRKNRLKEMGFADSTADNRPVRLYDVIEEKKKNHMREMEAKEERMRQMFVDKVKQKEAELKKAEQDLHGKFDNLRKVHAEEKRKLDDRRRMLEEEINEFNRNKASVQAQQAQAERDMHQNTSPVLGRKKDRKK, encoded by the exons ATGGCCGCCGTAGATGTTCAGCGTCAGCTC GGTCACGACGGCCGTCAAATGAAACTTTCGGGCCACGTCGGCTTCGATTCGCTTCCAGACCAGCTCGTCAACAAATCGGTCAACAAGGGTTTCGACTTCAACATTCTCTGCATAG GCGAAACCGGCATCGGGAAGTCCACGCTAATGGATTCTCTTTTCAAAACGACGTTCAACA gTGAGCCGGTTAGCCATCAATTGCCTGGCGTATCTGTCCGTGCAAATACGTATG TCGACTTGCAAGAGAGCAATGTTGGTTTGCGGTTGACTATCGTGGACACCGTGGGTTATGGTGATCAGATTGATAAGACAGATAG tGTCCAGCCTCTGGTGGAGTATATCGATTCGCAGTTTGAGAGCTATTTGCAAGAGGAGTTGAAAATTAAGAggagtttgacgtcatatcaCGACACGAGGATTCACGCCTGCCTTTATTTCATTGCTCCAACTGGACACTC GTTGAAATCATTAGATCTTGTCTGCATGAAGAAATTGGATTCGAAAGTGAACATCATTCCTGTTGTAGCCAAGGCGGACACGATATCGAAGCCAGAATTAGCTCAGTTCAAAAAGAAG aTTATGTCTGAGTTGAAGGAAAATGGCGTTAGAGTGTATCAATTTCCTACTGATGATGAGACTGTAGCTGAAATGAATGCTGCTATGAAT TCTTTTATGCCCTTTGCTGTTGTGGGAAGTCGGGAGGAAATCGAAGTTGGCGGAGAGATGGTGAGGGCTCGCGTGTATCCATGGGGAACAGTGGAAG TTGAAAACGAGAACCATTGCGATTTTGTGAAACTGAGAGAAATGCTAATTAG aACGAATATGGAAGATTTACGCGAGACGACTCATCTCAATCACTTTGAACTCTACCGAAAGAATCGACTGAAAGAAATGGGCTTCGCCGACAGCACAGCAGACAACAGACCAGTCAG attatatgacgtcatcgaggagaagaagaaaaatcacaTGAGAGAAATGGAAGCAAAGGAGGAGAGAATGAGGCAGATGTTCGTCGACAAAGTCAAGCAAAAGGAAGCCGAGCTCAAGAAGGCGGAACAAGAC CTGCACGGCAAGTTCGACAACTTGAGAAAGGTTCACGccgaggagaagagaaagttggACGATCGCAGACGAATGCTCGAAGAGGAGATCAACGAGTTCAATCGAAACAAGGCGTCCGTGCAGGCCCAACAGGCTCAAGCCGAACGAGACATGCATCAGAACACGTCCCCCGTTTTGGGTCGCAAAAAGGATAGAAAGAAGTAG
- the LOC136192374 gene encoding septin-11-like isoform X1 — MAAVDVQRQLGHDGRQMKLSGHVGFDSLPDQLVNKSVNKGFDFNILCIGETGIGKSTLMDSLFKTTFNSEPVSHQLPGVSVRANTYGKSVDLQESNVGLRLTIVDTVGYGDQIDKTDSVQPLVEYIDSQFESYLQEELKIKRSLTSYHDTRIHACLYFIAPTGHSLKSLDLVCMKKLDSKVNIIPVVAKADTISKPELAQFKKKIMSELKENGVRVYQFPTDDETVAEMNAAMNSFMPFAVVGSREEIEVGGEMVRARVYPWGTVEVENENHCDFVKLREMLIRTNMEDLRETTHLNHFELYRKNRLKEMGFADSTADNRPVRLYDVIEEKKKNHMREMEAKEERMRQMFVDKVKQKEAELKKAEQDLHGKFDNLRKVHAEEKRKLDDRRRMLEEEINEFNRNKASVQAQQAQAERDMHQNTSPVLGRKKDRKK; from the exons ATGGCCGCCGTAGATGTTCAGCGTCAGCTC GGTCACGACGGCCGTCAAATGAAACTTTCGGGCCACGTCGGCTTCGATTCGCTTCCAGACCAGCTCGTCAACAAATCGGTCAACAAGGGTTTCGACTTCAACATTCTCTGCATAG GCGAAACCGGCATCGGGAAGTCCACGCTAATGGATTCTCTTTTCAAAACGACGTTCAACA gTGAGCCGGTTAGCCATCAATTGCCTGGCGTATCTGTCCGTGCAAATACGTATGGTAAGTCAG TCGACTTGCAAGAGAGCAATGTTGGTTTGCGGTTGACTATCGTGGACACCGTGGGTTATGGTGATCAGATTGATAAGACAGATAG tGTCCAGCCTCTGGTGGAGTATATCGATTCGCAGTTTGAGAGCTATTTGCAAGAGGAGTTGAAAATTAAGAggagtttgacgtcatatcaCGACACGAGGATTCACGCCTGCCTTTATTTCATTGCTCCAACTGGACACTC GTTGAAATCATTAGATCTTGTCTGCATGAAGAAATTGGATTCGAAAGTGAACATCATTCCTGTTGTAGCCAAGGCGGACACGATATCGAAGCCAGAATTAGCTCAGTTCAAAAAGAAG aTTATGTCTGAGTTGAAGGAAAATGGCGTTAGAGTGTATCAATTTCCTACTGATGATGAGACTGTAGCTGAAATGAATGCTGCTATGAAT TCTTTTATGCCCTTTGCTGTTGTGGGAAGTCGGGAGGAAATCGAAGTTGGCGGAGAGATGGTGAGGGCTCGCGTGTATCCATGGGGAACAGTGGAAG TTGAAAACGAGAACCATTGCGATTTTGTGAAACTGAGAGAAATGCTAATTAG aACGAATATGGAAGATTTACGCGAGACGACTCATCTCAATCACTTTGAACTCTACCGAAAGAATCGACTGAAAGAAATGGGCTTCGCCGACAGCACAGCAGACAACAGACCAGTCAG attatatgacgtcatcgaggagaagaagaaaaatcacaTGAGAGAAATGGAAGCAAAGGAGGAGAGAATGAGGCAGATGTTCGTCGACAAAGTCAAGCAAAAGGAAGCCGAGCTCAAGAAGGCGGAACAAGAC CTGCACGGCAAGTTCGACAACTTGAGAAAGGTTCACGccgaggagaagagaaagttggACGATCGCAGACGAATGCTCGAAGAGGAGATCAACGAGTTCAATCGAAACAAGGCGTCCGTGCAGGCCCAACAGGCTCAAGCCGAACGAGACATGCATCAGAACACGTCCCCCGTTTTGGGTCGCAAAAAGGATAGAAAGAAGTAG